A window of Ruania suaedae contains these coding sequences:
- a CDS encoding DALR anticodon-binding domain-containing protein: MTDPQRSSPQPRPLVWPEDLARAIVEALDLGGRVNVPLRAVTTGDADWRTDVARTLPGEADRAAATLAQALQRHPDVRACRAEGPAVSITLTIASLMRVVPEILLGGLPTPPDGPAAAAGPALAEQLAEVRLCHARARSISRSARAHGVGPDTAHGSLDDATVSDRRLLTTLAGAPGVLRSGRERAVQAHARALAAAHQRWFTSTRASPRGQEAITSTHRTRLAINDAVALALAAELNAVGLDAPEHL; encoded by the coding sequence GTGACCGATCCGCAACGCTCCTCGCCGCAGCCCCGACCGCTCGTCTGGCCGGAGGACCTGGCGCGGGCGATCGTCGAGGCGCTCGATCTGGGTGGCCGGGTGAACGTGCCGCTGCGCGCCGTCACCACCGGGGACGCGGACTGGCGAACCGACGTCGCGCGCACCCTGCCCGGTGAGGCCGACCGGGCCGCCGCGACGCTGGCGCAGGCGTTGCAGCGCCATCCCGATGTCCGCGCGTGCCGCGCCGAGGGGCCCGCGGTCAGCATCACCCTGACGATCGCGAGCCTGATGCGCGTGGTGCCGGAGATCCTGCTCGGTGGCCTCCCCACCCCGCCGGACGGGCCGGCGGCGGCTGCCGGGCCTGCGCTGGCGGAGCAGCTCGCCGAGGTGCGCCTGTGCCACGCTCGGGCGCGCTCGATCTCCCGCTCGGCGCGTGCGCACGGAGTCGGTCCGGATACCGCCCACGGCAGCCTCGACGATGCCACGGTCAGCGACCGTAGGCTGCTCACCACTCTCGCGGGTGCGCCCGGGGTGCTGCGCAGCGGACGCGAGCGAGCCGTCCAGGCACACGCGCGCGCCCTGGCCGCGGCGCACCAGCGCTGGTTCACCTCCACGCGCGCCTCGCCCCGTGGACAGGAGGCGATAACCTCGACACACCGCACCCGCCTGGCCATCAACGACGCCGTCGCGCTCGCTCTCGCAGCGGAGCTGAACGCCGTCGGCCTCGACGCCCCGGAGCACCTGTGA
- the thrC gene encoding threonine synthase, producing MAKPWRGVIAEYADKLPIEDGDPVVTLGEGGTPLVPAPSLSAATGAQVYLKVEGANPTGSFKDRGMTMAMSKVAGTGTEVVVCASTGNTSASAAAYAVRAGLGCAVVLPQGKIAAGKIAQAIVHGATLLAVDGNFDDCLRIVRELAEAYPVALVNSVNPYRLQGQKTAAFEVVDALGDAPAIHVLPVGNAGNIAAYWMGYREYAADGLATRTPQMWGVQADGAAPLVKGEPVEFPETVATAIRIGNPASWQLAVAARDDSGGRIDAVTDAQILDAQAMIASQVGVFVEPASAAGVAGLLARAEAGEVPEGATIVCTVTGNGLKDTATALGERSVDPQVIGTDVADAARALGLH from the coding sequence ATGGCCAAGCCGTGGCGCGGCGTGATCGCCGAGTACGCCGACAAGCTCCCGATCGAGGACGGCGATCCCGTCGTGACGCTGGGCGAGGGAGGGACACCGCTCGTCCCGGCGCCGTCCCTCTCGGCCGCCACCGGAGCGCAGGTCTACCTCAAGGTCGAGGGGGCCAACCCCACCGGGTCCTTCAAGGACCGGGGAATGACGATGGCCATGAGCAAGGTGGCCGGGACCGGCACCGAGGTGGTCGTGTGCGCCTCGACCGGCAACACCTCCGCCTCGGCCGCGGCGTACGCCGTCCGGGCGGGCCTGGGATGCGCGGTGGTGCTCCCGCAGGGCAAGATCGCCGCCGGCAAGATCGCCCAGGCGATCGTGCACGGCGCCACCCTGCTCGCCGTGGACGGCAACTTCGACGACTGCCTGCGGATCGTGCGCGAGCTCGCCGAGGCCTACCCGGTCGCGCTGGTGAACTCGGTCAACCCGTACCGGCTGCAGGGGCAGAAGACGGCCGCCTTCGAGGTGGTCGACGCCCTCGGTGACGCACCGGCGATCCACGTGCTGCCCGTCGGCAACGCCGGCAACATCGCGGCCTACTGGATGGGCTACCGGGAGTATGCCGCGGACGGCCTCGCCACCCGCACACCCCAGATGTGGGGGGTGCAGGCCGATGGCGCCGCCCCGCTGGTGAAGGGAGAGCCGGTGGAGTTCCCCGAGACCGTGGCCACGGCGATCCGGATCGGCAACCCCGCCTCCTGGCAGCTGGCCGTGGCCGCCCGGGACGACTCCGGGGGCCGGATCGACGCCGTCACCGACGCACAGATCCTCGATGCCCAGGCCATGATCGCCTCGCAGGTGGGGGTCTTCGTGGAGCCGGCCTCCGCCGCCGGGGTCGCCGGTCTGCTGGCCCGGGCCGAGGCCGGGGAGGTACCCGAGGGAGCCACCATCGTCTGCACCGTCACCGGCAACGGCCTCAAGGACACCGCCACGGCGCTGGGGGAGCGCTCGGTCGATCCCCAGGTGATCGGAACCGACGTCGCGGACGCGGCCCGCGCGCTCGGCCTGCACTGA
- a CDS encoding homoserine dehydrogenase has protein sequence MNDGAPATLRVAVLGCGVVGTEVVRRLVTSAPELHARTGTRLDLVGIGVRSTATPRAEVVPAHLLTEDLHALVTGADIVIELLGGIEPARALIREALAAGASVVTANKALLAQHGSELYEAADAARVDLFYEAAVAGAVPVVRGVRESLAGDRITRVLGIVNGTTNYILDEMTSGGLDFGKALAQAQELGYAEADPTADVEGLDAAAKATILASLAFHSRTRLEDVPVQGITSISPEDIASAAQTGHVIKLLAIAEQGSYDGVGGLAVRVHPALVPVDHPLASVRGPYNAVFVEAEAAGTLMFYGAGAGGEATSSAVLGDVVAAARHRVNGGKAPSESAHAALPPMPAQAVTTRYQMRLDVLDVPGVLAEIAAVVAAHGVSIETVRQGMRDPEEGAALVIVTHSASESALAATVADLDTLDVVERITSILRVEGT, from the coding sequence ATGAACGACGGCGCCCCCGCCACCCTCCGGGTGGCCGTGCTCGGATGCGGAGTGGTCGGGACCGAGGTGGTCCGCCGCCTCGTGACGAGTGCCCCCGAGCTCCACGCACGCACCGGCACCCGGCTGGACCTGGTGGGTATCGGCGTGCGCTCGACCGCCACACCGCGCGCCGAGGTCGTCCCGGCCCACCTGCTCACCGAGGATCTGCACGCCCTGGTCACCGGCGCCGATATCGTGATCGAGTTGCTGGGTGGCATCGAACCCGCCCGGGCCCTGATCCGCGAGGCACTCGCTGCCGGAGCGAGCGTGGTGACGGCCAACAAAGCCCTGCTCGCCCAGCACGGTTCGGAGCTGTACGAAGCCGCCGATGCCGCCCGCGTCGACCTCTTCTACGAGGCCGCCGTCGCCGGTGCGGTCCCGGTGGTGCGCGGAGTGCGCGAGTCCCTCGCCGGGGACCGCATCACCCGCGTGCTCGGCATCGTCAACGGCACCACGAACTACATCCTGGACGAGATGACCTCCGGCGGGCTGGACTTCGGGAAGGCCCTGGCCCAGGCGCAGGAGCTCGGCTACGCCGAGGCGGACCCGACGGCCGACGTCGAGGGCCTGGACGCCGCGGCGAAGGCCACCATCCTCGCCTCGCTCGCGTTCCACTCCCGCACCCGGCTCGAGGACGTTCCCGTCCAGGGCATCACCTCCATCAGCCCGGAGGACATCGCCTCGGCCGCCCAGACCGGGCACGTGATCAAGCTCCTCGCGATCGCCGAGCAGGGCAGCTACGACGGCGTGGGCGGCCTGGCCGTGCGCGTGCACCCCGCGCTGGTCCCGGTCGATCACCCGCTGGCGAGCGTGCGCGGCCCCTACAACGCCGTGTTCGTGGAGGCCGAGGCCGCCGGCACGCTGATGTTCTACGGGGCCGGTGCCGGGGGAGAGGCGACTTCGAGTGCGGTGCTGGGGGACGTCGTCGCCGCGGCGCGTCATCGCGTGAACGGGGGCAAGGCGCCCTCGGAGTCCGCGCACGCGGCACTGCCGCCGATGCCCGCCCAGGCGGTCACCACCCGGTACCAGATGCGCCTGGACGTGCTCGACGTGCCCGGTGTGCTCGCCGAGATCGCCGCGGTGGTCGCCGCGCACGGGGTCTCGATCGAGACCGTGCGCCAGGGGATGCGCGACCCCGAGGAGGGGGCCGCGCTCGTGATCGTCACGCACTCGGCCAGCGAATCGGCCCTGGCCGCCACCGTGGCCGACCTGGATACCCTCGACGTCGTCGAACGGATCACCTCGATCCTGCGTGTGGAAGGAACCTGA
- a CDS encoding aldose 1-epimerase family protein, whose product MSSTSPTGQQFRITHGQAVATVTEVGAHLREFHVGGRDVVVPFAADELPPASNGAVLTPWPNRIRDGRYTWDAVDYQLPLTEPARGTALHGLTSWQRWRVETHTDSSVALAIDLPPTPGYPFALTVAVRYLLDAEGLRITTTATNTGTADAPYGVGFHPWLSPGPGSLDEAVLQLDATRWVPTDERLLPTGVSELPTDLDFREPRALGSTELDDAFLGATYDADGRSWLRLQGTDGRTAAVWMDRSMSCWQMCTGDHVAAVAAQRTGLAAEPMSCIADAFRTGEDLVRLTPGSSHTVTWGMTLA is encoded by the coding sequence GTGTCTTCCACCTCTCCCACCGGACAACAGTTCCGCATCACCCATGGCCAGGCGGTCGCGACCGTGACCGAGGTCGGCGCCCATCTGCGCGAGTTCCACGTCGGAGGCCGTGACGTCGTCGTCCCCTTCGCAGCGGACGAGCTCCCACCGGCCTCCAACGGCGCGGTCCTGACACCGTGGCCGAACCGCATCCGGGACGGTCGCTACACCTGGGACGCGGTCGACTACCAGCTGCCGCTGACCGAGCCCGCACGAGGGACGGCACTGCACGGTCTGACGAGTTGGCAGCGGTGGCGGGTCGAGACGCACACCGACTCGAGCGTTGCGCTCGCGATCGACCTTCCCCCCACGCCGGGCTACCCGTTTGCGCTGACCGTGGCCGTGCGCTACCTGCTCGACGCCGAGGGGCTCCGCATCACCACCACGGCCACCAACACAGGCACGGCCGATGCCCCCTACGGGGTCGGCTTCCACCCGTGGCTCTCCCCCGGCCCGGGGTCCCTCGACGAGGCCGTCCTGCAGCTGGACGCCACCCGGTGGGTCCCCACGGACGAGCGCCTCCTGCCCACCGGCGTGAGCGAGCTACCCACTGACCTCGACTTCCGGGAGCCGCGTGCTCTGGGTAGCACCGAGCTCGACGACGCATTCCTCGGGGCCACCTATGACGCCGACGGCCGCTCCTGGCTGCGCCTGCAGGGCACTGACGGTCGTACGGCCGCGGTGTGGATGGACCGGTCGATGAGTTGCTGGCAGATGTGCACCGGCGACCACGTCGCTGCAGTGGCAGCCCAGCGCACGGGCCTCGCCGCGGAGCCGATGAGTTGCATCGCCGATGCCTTCCGCACCGGTGAGGACCTGGTGCGACTGACCCCCGGCTCCAGCCACACCGTCACCTGGGGGATGACGCTGGCCTGA
- a CDS encoding sensor histidine kinase → MSRRTRVRHARGAVGWRERLDGLYGDLRPLDPVRSIKMKLIVIIGATVALFTVVTWIGDRFEFGVLRTFPVALVCSLVLTQILARGMTRPLREMTAAAGAMARGDYSQRVHTDSQDEVGQLATAFNSMAQDLDTLDAQRREMVANVSHELRTPVAALRAQLENLADGVVAPEPQALESALTQVERLSRLISYLLDLSRLEAGAADLDLSDLEVGPFLEDAVTQARPAAGTGLHWQVEVEPPGLRLRADAERLRQVIFNLLQNASRHSPPGGTIWVSARAERASSAVVIEVLDEGQGIPEADRQKVFERFERGNTPAQRGGQSTGGTGLGLAIARWAVTLHGGTIAVADPPRGSGAMLRVTLPAEGVRARP, encoded by the coding sequence ATGAGCCGCCGGACGCGAGTGCGGCACGCCCGGGGCGCGGTGGGCTGGCGCGAGCGGTTGGACGGGCTCTACGGCGACCTGCGCCCGTTGGACCCCGTGCGCTCGATCAAGATGAAGCTCATCGTGATCATCGGGGCCACGGTCGCCCTGTTCACCGTGGTGACATGGATCGGGGACCGGTTCGAGTTCGGCGTGCTGCGCACCTTCCCCGTGGCGCTGGTCTGTTCGCTCGTGCTCACCCAGATCCTGGCCCGCGGGATGACCCGCCCGCTGCGCGAGATGACGGCGGCGGCCGGGGCGATGGCACGCGGGGACTACAGCCAGCGGGTGCACACCGACAGCCAGGACGAGGTGGGCCAGCTCGCCACCGCCTTCAACTCCATGGCCCAGGACCTGGACACCCTCGACGCCCAGCGCCGGGAGATGGTCGCCAATGTCTCGCACGAGCTGCGCACGCCGGTGGCAGCGCTGCGCGCCCAGCTGGAGAACCTCGCCGACGGCGTGGTCGCGCCCGAGCCACAGGCGCTGGAGTCCGCACTGACCCAGGTCGAGCGGCTCTCCCGGCTCATCTCCTACCTGCTCGATCTGTCCCGGCTCGAGGCCGGCGCAGCCGACCTGGACCTGAGCGATCTCGAGGTGGGCCCGTTCCTGGAGGACGCCGTCACCCAGGCCCGGCCGGCCGCCGGGACGGGACTGCACTGGCAGGTCGAGGTGGAACCACCGGGCCTGCGGCTGCGGGCTGATGCCGAACGCCTGCGGCAGGTGATCTTCAACCTGCTGCAGAACGCCTCCCGGCACTCCCCGCCCGGGGGGACCATCTGGGTGTCGGCCCGCGCGGAGCGGGCGAGCTCCGCCGTCGTGATCGAGGTCCTGGACGAAGGACAGGGCATCCCGGAGGCGGACCGCCAGAAGGTGTTCGAGCGGTTCGAACGCGGCAACACGCCCGCGCAGCGGGGCGGGCAGAGCACCGGCGGGACCGGCCTGGGGCTGGCCATCGCCCGGTGGGCGGTGACATTGCACGGAGGCACCATTGCGGTGGCCGACCCGCCGCGCGGCTCGGGGGCGATGCTGCGGGTGACCCTGCCCGCCGAGGGTGTGCGAGCGCGCCCGTGA
- the thrB gene encoding homoserine kinase, producing the protein MRLVRDEVRVQVPATSANLGPGFDSFGLAHALHDRVRVRATAGRTEVRVFGEGAGEVPGGDDHLVVRALRAGLDHAGAPQAGFSLDCENAIPHGRGLGSSAAAVVAGLVAARGLISEPEALDDHVLLQLATEFEGHPDNAAPALLGGATVAWMNGREAHAARIEVDPRIAVTVLIPTERLPTSRARAALPATVAHADAAFNAGRAGLLTLALSSRPDLLLPATADRLHQAQRADAMMASIALVGRLREAGHPAVVSGAGPTVLVLADLGGEVVAGLGPEWTVRRPAIDADGARTIPTHAEAQRASGQH; encoded by the coding sequence ATGCGACTGGTCCGCGACGAGGTCCGGGTGCAGGTGCCGGCCACCAGCGCCAACCTGGGGCCCGGCTTCGACTCCTTCGGCCTGGCGCACGCCCTCCACGACCGGGTGCGCGTGCGCGCCACCGCCGGCCGTACGGAGGTTCGCGTCTTCGGTGAGGGAGCGGGGGAGGTGCCCGGCGGCGACGATCACCTCGTCGTGCGCGCCCTGCGCGCAGGCCTGGACCACGCCGGGGCCCCGCAGGCCGGGTTCTCGCTGGACTGCGAGAACGCGATCCCGCACGGGCGCGGACTCGGCTCCAGCGCCGCCGCTGTCGTAGCCGGTCTGGTGGCGGCGCGCGGACTGATCAGCGAGCCCGAGGCCCTGGACGATCATGTCCTGCTCCAGCTCGCGACGGAGTTCGAGGGACATCCCGACAACGCGGCTCCGGCGCTGCTCGGTGGGGCGACCGTCGCCTGGATGAACGGGCGCGAGGCGCACGCGGCCCGGATCGAGGTCGATCCCCGCATCGCCGTCACCGTGCTGATTCCCACCGAACGCCTGCCGACGAGCCGGGCCCGTGCCGCGCTACCGGCCACCGTGGCCCACGCCGATGCCGCCTTCAATGCCGGTCGCGCCGGACTGCTCACGCTTGCCCTGAGCTCCCGCCCGGATCTGCTGCTGCCGGCGACGGCCGATCGGCTGCACCAGGCACAGCGCGCCGACGCGATGATGGCCAGCATCGCCCTGGTGGGCCGGTTGCGTGAGGCGGGCCATCCGGCCGTCGTCTCGGGCGCGGGTCCGACGGTGCTCGTGCTCGCCGACCTCGGCGGTGAGGTGGTCGCCGGCCTGGGGCCGGAGTGGACCGTGCGCCGTCCGGCGATCGATGCCGACGGAGCCCGCACGATCCCGACCCACGCCGAGGCACAGCGGGCGAGCGGGCAGCACTGA
- the lysA gene encoding diaminopimelate decarboxylase — protein MTHPTSPDLWPESTTVVDGVLHLGGLSAPWLAQTFGTPAYLLDVPGLRRRAADYRRAFTEAFAPAEVSVYYAGKAFLSTAVARWVQAEGLGIDTASAGELATALAAGVEGAAIGLHGNNKSVEEIDLALERGVGRLVIDSLPEIDLVAARAAALGRRAPVMVRVTTGVHAGGHDFIATAHEDQKFGLSLASGAALEALERIVAHEHLDLVGLHSHIGSQILDPEGFAAAAAALLGLRATLVQRTGHLAGELDLGGGYGIAYTPQEQAVDIDALARSLAAACRAECERLGTAQPSYSFEPGRAIVGPNMLTLYRVGTVKPVRLDGGGSRLYVSVDGGMSDNIRPALYGADYHAEIAGRSSSAGPVPARVVGKHCESGDIVVRDVDLPADIRTGDLLAVPATGAYGRSMASQYNLVPRPPVVAVGEGQPREIVRRETVDDLLALDLG, from the coding sequence GTGACCCACCCGACCAGCCCCGACCTGTGGCCCGAGAGCACCACCGTCGTCGACGGCGTGCTGCACCTGGGCGGGCTCTCGGCGCCATGGCTGGCGCAGACCTTCGGGACCCCCGCCTACCTGCTGGACGTACCGGGCCTGCGCCGGCGCGCCGCCGACTACCGGCGCGCCTTCACCGAGGCGTTCGCCCCGGCCGAGGTGAGCGTCTACTACGCCGGCAAGGCGTTCCTGAGCACCGCCGTCGCCCGCTGGGTACAGGCCGAGGGCCTGGGCATCGACACGGCCTCCGCCGGTGAGCTCGCCACCGCGCTGGCCGCCGGGGTCGAGGGCGCCGCGATCGGCCTGCACGGCAACAACAAGTCCGTCGAGGAGATCGATCTCGCGCTCGAGCGAGGCGTCGGTCGCCTGGTCATCGACTCCCTGCCGGAGATCGACCTGGTCGCGGCCCGGGCCGCCGCCCTCGGACGGCGCGCTCCGGTCATGGTGCGGGTGACCACCGGCGTGCACGCCGGCGGGCACGACTTCATCGCGACGGCGCACGAGGACCAGAAGTTCGGGCTCTCCCTCGCCAGTGGCGCCGCGCTGGAGGCGCTGGAGCGGATCGTCGCCCACGAGCATCTCGACCTGGTCGGTCTGCACTCCCACATCGGCTCCCAGATCCTCGACCCCGAGGGCTTCGCCGCCGCGGCCGCCGCTCTCCTCGGCCTGCGCGCCACGCTGGTGCAGCGCACGGGCCACCTGGCGGGCGAGCTGGATCTGGGTGGCGGGTACGGCATCGCCTACACCCCCCAGGAGCAGGCGGTGGACATCGACGCGCTTGCGCGCTCGCTCGCCGCGGCGTGCCGGGCGGAGTGTGAGCGGCTCGGCACCGCGCAGCCGTCCTACTCCTTCGAGCCGGGCCGGGCGATCGTCGGCCCGAACATGCTCACCCTCTACCGCGTCGGCACCGTCAAGCCGGTCCGGCTGGACGGCGGCGGATCGCGGCTGTACGTCTCGGTGGACGGCGGGATGAGCGATAACATCCGCCCCGCCCTGTACGGGGCGGACTACCACGCCGAGATCGCCGGACGGAGCTCGTCCGCCGGCCCGGTGCCAGCCCGGGTGGTCGGCAAACACTGCGAGAGCGGTGACATCGTGGTGCGTGACGTCGACCTGCCCGCCGACATCCGCACCGGCGACCTGCTCGCCGTGCCCGCCACCGGCGCCTACGGCCGCTCGATGGCCTCCCAGTACAACCTGGTCCCGCGCCCGCCGGTGGTCGCCGTGGGCGAGGGGCAGCCGCGCGAGATCGTGCGGCGCGAGACGGTGGACGACCTGCTCGCGCTCGACCTCGGCTGA
- a CDS encoding response regulator transcription factor, translated as MTADAGVTETIAVLIVEDEPEIATQIARRLETEGWRPHIAGTGPDGVRSAEELEPDLIVLDVMLPGIDGLEVCRRIQAGHAGAGTTAPPILMLTARDDETDMIIGLGVGADDYLTKPFSMRELLARLKVLLRRVDRARQIPATAPAEGTSAALTLGDLVIDQGARRVTRNGNEAHLTPTEFDLLLCLARSPRTVLSRERLLAEVWDWVDASGTRTVDSHVKALRRKLGSDLIRTVHGVGYALEPTA; from the coding sequence ATGACTGCCGACGCCGGGGTGACCGAGACCATCGCCGTCCTCATCGTGGAGGACGAGCCGGAGATCGCCACGCAGATCGCGCGCCGCCTCGAGACCGAGGGCTGGCGGCCCCACATCGCCGGGACCGGCCCCGACGGGGTGCGCTCCGCCGAGGAACTCGAGCCGGACCTTATCGTGCTCGATGTGATGCTGCCCGGGATCGACGGGCTGGAGGTGTGCCGCCGGATCCAGGCAGGCCACGCCGGCGCCGGCACCACGGCCCCGCCGATCCTCATGCTGACCGCGCGAGACGACGAGACCGACATGATCATCGGCCTCGGCGTCGGCGCGGACGACTACCTGACCAAGCCGTTCTCGATGCGCGAGCTGCTCGCCCGCCTCAAGGTGCTGCTGCGCCGGGTCGACCGCGCCCGGCAGATCCCCGCCACCGCTCCGGCCGAGGGCACGAGCGCCGCCCTCACGCTCGGCGATCTGGTGATCGACCAGGGCGCGCGCCGCGTCACCCGCAACGGCAACGAGGCCCACCTCACGCCCACGGAGTTCGACCTGCTCCTCTGCCTCGCCCGGAGCCCCCGCACCGTGCTCTCACGCGAGCGACTGCTCGCCGAGGTGTGGGACTGGGTCGACGCCTCGGGGACCAGGACCGTGGACTCCCACGTCAAGGCGCTGCGCCGCAAGCTCGGGTCGGACCTCATCCGCACCGTGCACGGGGTGGGGTACGCGCTCGAACCGACCGCATGA
- a CDS encoding M23 family metallopeptidase, whose translation MSPQRVSSADALPTRRQLRLAAQQQRADQVSEHAQPRPLTRRELRARERAAEPAPADDQPNSEVPVAEEGPVTVADVTAKPLVLARSMATAAASRRETATPPVNRAQRRAARRAGTSAARTPGGASYRWLPRLAVLGALGALTTVVPLSGAATQSTSTDLATGHPVAESSGYELLTTGGTPVYSAAPAALAADPLASLRSLVSASRSGAERVPSSCGSAPVQANGVLASEVEVVAPEIVQPMVEGTYQLTSRYGNRVHPIWGSYGQHTGLDMSAAAGTPIHAVADGTVTYAGVGRDGRSSMLVIIEHEVDGEKFWTWYVHMYPNGVYVQAGQEVSAGESIGAVGSYGNSTGPHLHLEVHVDEELTTVDPAVWLAENAVPLTAETLQCTQG comes from the coding sequence GTGAGTCCCCAGCGTGTGTCCTCCGCTGACGCGCTCCCGACCCGACGCCAGCTCCGCCTGGCCGCACAGCAGCAGCGGGCCGACCAGGTGAGCGAGCATGCTCAGCCGCGCCCGCTGACCCGCCGCGAGCTCCGGGCCCGCGAGCGAGCGGCCGAGCCGGCACCGGCCGACGACCAGCCGAACTCCGAGGTCCCCGTGGCCGAGGAAGGCCCCGTCACCGTCGCCGACGTGACCGCCAAGCCGCTCGTCCTCGCGCGTTCGATGGCCACCGCCGCCGCGTCCCGCCGGGAGACGGCGACGCCGCCGGTCAACCGGGCGCAGCGGCGGGCAGCCCGCCGCGCGGGGACCTCCGCCGCCCGTACACCCGGCGGCGCGTCCTACCGCTGGCTTCCCCGGCTTGCGGTGCTCGGCGCCCTCGGTGCGCTGACCACGGTGGTCCCGCTCAGCGGCGCGGCCACGCAGTCGACCTCCACGGACCTGGCTACCGGTCACCCGGTCGCCGAGAGTAGCGGCTACGAGCTCCTGACCACCGGCGGGACGCCCGTCTACTCCGCCGCTCCTGCGGCGCTCGCGGCCGACCCGCTCGCCTCCCTGCGTTCGCTGGTCTCGGCCAGCCGCAGCGGTGCCGAGCGCGTGCCCAGCTCGTGCGGCAGTGCGCCGGTGCAGGCCAACGGGGTGCTCGCCTCGGAGGTCGAGGTCGTCGCCCCCGAGATCGTGCAGCCGATGGTCGAGGGGACCTATCAGCTCACCTCCCGCTACGGCAACCGCGTGCACCCGATCTGGGGCAGCTACGGCCAGCACACCGGACTGGACATGTCCGCCGCCGCCGGGACCCCGATCCACGCGGTGGCGGACGGTACCGTCACCTATGCCGGTGTCGGCCGGGACGGGCGCTCCAGCATGCTGGTGATCATCGAGCACGAGGTCGACGGCGAGAAGTTCTGGACCTGGTACGTCCACATGTACCCGAACGGCGTGTACGTGCAGGCGGGTCAGGAGGTCAGCGCTGGTGAGAGCATCGGCGCGGTCGGCTCCTATGGCAACTCCACCGGGCCGCACCTGCACCTCGAGGTCCACGTCGACGAGGAACTCACCACCGTCGACCCGGCGGTGTGGCTGGCCGAGAACGCGGTGCCGCTGACCGCCGAGACGCTCCAGTGCACCCAGGGCTGA